One Deefgea tanakiae genomic region harbors:
- a CDS encoding lytic transglycosylase domain-containing protein, with product MLVELFTATLSLGAMPTNADHSAQWTAQLASAAKQEARNPWTAAVLYCQAARHGVTEAQYRLAMLYAFGLGVPEDRAAAATLFSVAAEQGHYESQKMLETIRISAHRLPACVESNTNPAPAPLPPPIDIKLFNANQKMVAKIITKVAAWHGVDPNFALSIAKVESGLNAHAISPKSAMGVMQLIPDTAERFNVKDVFNVSQNVKGGVRYLRWLLDRYQGNVALVAASYNAGEGKVDRYRGIPPYPETRQYVKRVMVLYPYAVHQTESDHYRDINAFPDQKAARKK from the coding sequence ATGCTCGTTGAATTGTTCACTGCCACACTCAGCCTTGGCGCCATGCCTACAAATGCGGATCACAGCGCGCAATGGACTGCGCAACTCGCCAGCGCAGCCAAGCAAGAAGCCCGCAATCCATGGACTGCGGCAGTTTTATATTGCCAAGCAGCAAGACACGGCGTTACCGAAGCACAGTATCGCCTTGCGATGCTGTACGCGTTTGGCCTAGGCGTACCAGAAGATCGCGCAGCGGCCGCCACTTTGTTTTCAGTCGCTGCCGAGCAAGGCCATTATGAATCACAGAAAATGCTCGAAACCATCCGCATCAGCGCCCATCGTTTGCCCGCCTGCGTGGAATCCAATACCAACCCAGCCCCCGCACCACTGCCGCCACCGATTGATATCAAGCTGTTTAATGCGAATCAAAAAATGGTTGCCAAAATCATCACCAAAGTCGCCGCATGGCATGGCGTTGATCCGAATTTTGCACTTAGCATTGCCAAAGTGGAATCAGGCTTGAACGCGCATGCGATCTCTCCAAAATCTGCGATGGGCGTGATGCAACTGATACCCGATACGGCCGAGCGTTTTAATGTCAAAGATGTGTTTAATGTCAGTCAGAATGTGAAAGGTGGCGTGCGCTATTTACGCTGGTTACTCGATCGTTACCAAGGCAATGTCGCGCTGGTGGCGGCCAGTTATAACGCTGGCGAAGGCAAAGTGGATCGCTATCGCGGCATTCCACCCTATCCAGAAACGCGGCAATACGTCAAACGCGTGATGGTGCTGTATCCCTATGCTGTCCACCAAACCGAAAGTGACCACTATCGCGATATCAATGCTTTTCCTGATCAGAAAGCAGCAAGGAAAAAATGA
- a CDS encoding enoyl-CoA hydratase/isomerase family protein, with amino-acid sequence MTIHVRLMPVKHEMQIGILALSAPERINAQNLSMVRQMVQALQQWHAREDVVAVVLIGAGERGFCAGGDLKALYEAMTEPDQIAQGDAFFAEEYALCQMIREYPKPVLAWGHGIVMGGGWGLFSAASHRVVTESSKLAMPETAIGLFPDVAASRWLSELAGYGQFLALSGAAINAADALLTGAAQWALPDATRHGVLAGLAALPWLGNSSDAELLSDFLAQASAPLAASSHLAAHEDVLQDDNGGSVQERCIQLRALTLSSDPWLAHAGERIHKASPTSLWLAWTLQQHCKTLSFPETVQLETQVSAACLRYGDFRAGIYATLIDRNSTPRWQQTDLMRLDHGKLTSAFPMFFN; translated from the coding sequence ATGACGATCCACGTTCGATTGATGCCAGTGAAGCATGAAATGCAAATCGGGATTTTGGCCTTGTCAGCGCCAGAGCGGATCAACGCACAAAATTTGAGCATGGTGCGGCAGATGGTGCAGGCTTTGCAGCAATGGCATGCGCGAGAGGATGTGGTCGCCGTTGTATTGATAGGGGCAGGAGAGAGAGGCTTTTGCGCTGGCGGTGATCTAAAAGCACTGTATGAAGCGATGACAGAGCCAGATCAAATCGCGCAGGGCGATGCTTTTTTTGCCGAAGAATACGCGCTATGCCAAATGATTCGTGAGTATCCTAAGCCAGTGTTGGCGTGGGGACATGGCATTGTGATGGGCGGAGGTTGGGGATTATTTTCGGCGGCAAGTCATCGGGTGGTGACAGAATCGAGCAAATTGGCGATGCCAGAAACGGCGATTGGTTTATTTCCTGATGTGGCGGCGAGTCGTTGGTTGTCTGAGTTGGCGGGGTATGGGCAATTTTTGGCGCTGTCCGGGGCTGCGATCAATGCGGCCGACGCGCTGCTCACTGGCGCTGCGCAATGGGCCTTGCCCGATGCCACGCGGCATGGTGTGCTTGCAGGATTAGCCGCTTTACCTTGGCTGGGAAACAGTAGCGATGCTGAGCTATTGAGCGATTTTTTAGCGCAGGCGTCGGCGCCACTGGCTGCTTCTTCGCATTTGGCTGCGCATGAAGACGTGTTACAGGATGACAACGGGGGTAGCGTTCAGGAGCGCTGTATACAATTACGTGCTCTGACTCTGTCGAGCGACCCTTGGTTGGCGCACGCTGGCGAGCGGATTCATAAAGCGTCGCCGACTTCACTCTGGCTGGCGTGGACGTTACAGCAGCACTGTAAAACGCTGAGTTTTCCTGAGACGGTGCAACTGGAAACGCAAGTTAGCGCGGCGTGTTTACGCTATGGCGACTTTCGTGCGGGCATTTATGCGACGCTGATTGATCGCAACAGTACACCGCGTTGGCAGCAGACGGATCTCATGCGATTGGATCACGGAAAACTGACATCAGCTTTTCCAATGTTTTTTAACTGA
- a CDS encoding Bax inhibitor-1/YccA family protein — MMQSFNQFNQNSVAYNSGALAAERNQVLRNTYFLLALTMLPTAAGALLGMSLNFRVSGFMGFGLFMLVSFGAFYAIEKTKESSAGVFLLLGYTGFMGLWLSQILQSAMKFSNGAEMIGMAAIGTAAIFFTLATIATVTKKDFSFMGKFLFIGLVIALLAAVANIFFAIPALSLAISAVILMICSAYILYDVSRIVNGGETNYISATLSLYLNIYNVFVSLLHIIMAFTGNSRD; from the coding sequence ATGATGCAATCGTTTAACCAATTTAATCAAAATTCAGTCGCATACAATAGCGGCGCACTGGCTGCAGAACGCAACCAAGTTTTACGCAATACCTACTTCTTGTTGGCTTTAACGATGTTGCCAACGGCAGCGGGCGCATTGCTCGGTATGTCGCTCAATTTCCGCGTGAGCGGTTTTATGGGTTTTGGCTTGTTTATGCTGGTGAGTTTCGGCGCGTTTTACGCGATTGAGAAAACCAAAGAAAGCAGTGCTGGCGTGTTTTTGCTCTTGGGTTACACCGGCTTTATGGGCCTGTGGCTCAGCCAAATCTTGCAATCGGCTATGAAGTTTAGCAATGGCGCAGAAATGATCGGTATGGCTGCGATTGGTACTGCGGCGATTTTCTTCACGCTAGCGACCATCGCAACGGTAACGAAAAAAGACTTTTCCTTTATGGGTAAATTCTTGTTTATCGGTTTGGTGATTGCATTGCTGGCTGCGGTAGCGAATATTTTCTTCGCGATCCCAGCGCTTTCACTCGCAATCTCTGCAGTGATCTTGATGATTTGCTCTGCCTACATCTTGTACGATGTAAGTCGTATCGTGAACGGTGGTGAAACCAATTACATCAGCGCGACATTGAGTTTGTACCTCAATATCTACAATGTATTTGTGAGCTTGCTCCACATCATCATGGCCTTTACCGGTAATAGCCGCGATTAA
- a CDS encoding glycoside hydrolase family 18 protein codes for MSTKFSTCLAALALPCLLSPTTALATEKLISYLPTWRDAGVVAKVGPQLAQLDVGILSFIEVSPDGNAFIPAATKAGADLWKAQFAKAKKVNPDFNCMWAIGGWTGSRNIAKVARTEAGRNKLVQSAIGIMRDSQCVGLDLDWEHPVTGGDYAADASPADFQNWVSLLRDLRKGLDAAGKADKKTYFLTVAVPANNGGWVMGGYDMKSALPLLDWVNLMAYDRAGGWSKTSTLQASLHAVPGDPDGNVLSTSKAVEYFIAQGAKPAQLVLGVPFYVRGLGGVAAGEKGDGLVQPMSGPGLKDEAEQGVATWGDFQTRYAKASGWKAYRSKEAGNAPYMYHAGKKELLTYDDPISLAEKVKFVKANKLGGVMIWEITQDDADFTLLNSLSQNLKGKK; via the coding sequence ATGAGCACCAAATTTTCAACTTGTCTAGCTGCACTCGCATTACCCTGTTTGTTGTCACCAACGACAGCACTGGCCACCGAAAAACTGATTTCTTATCTGCCCACTTGGCGCGATGCGGGGGTGGTCGCCAAAGTCGGGCCGCAACTCGCTCAGCTCGACGTTGGTATCTTGTCGTTTATTGAAGTCAGCCCAGATGGCAATGCGTTTATTCCCGCGGCGACAAAGGCAGGTGCTGACTTATGGAAGGCGCAGTTTGCCAAAGCCAAAAAAGTGAACCCAGATTTTAATTGTATGTGGGCGATTGGTGGTTGGACTGGCTCGCGCAATATCGCCAAAGTGGCGCGCACCGAAGCAGGGCGTAATAAGTTGGTTCAATCCGCAATTGGCATTATGCGCGATTCGCAATGCGTGGGTTTGGACTTAGATTGGGAGCATCCAGTCACTGGCGGCGATTACGCGGCGGACGCGTCACCAGCCGATTTTCAAAACTGGGTGAGCCTGTTGCGTGATTTGCGCAAGGGCTTAGATGCGGCAGGCAAGGCAGATAAAAAAACGTATTTCTTGACTGTTGCCGTGCCCGCCAATAACGGAGGCTGGGTGATGGGCGGGTATGACATGAAGTCAGCGCTGCCACTGCTCGACTGGGTGAATTTGATGGCATATGACCGTGCTGGCGGTTGGAGTAAAACATCGACCTTGCAAGCCAGCTTGCACGCTGTTCCCGGTGATCCCGATGGTAATGTGCTCTCGACGAGCAAGGCGGTTGAGTACTTCATTGCCCAAGGCGCAAAACCCGCTCAGCTGGTGCTGGGCGTGCCGTTTTATGTGCGTGGCTTGGGTGGCGTAGCCGCTGGCGAAAAAGGCGATGGTTTAGTTCAGCCGATGTCGGGGCCCGGCTTAAAAGACGAAGCTGAGCAGGGCGTGGCAACGTGGGGCGATTTCCAAACGCGTTATGCTAAAGCGAGTGGCTGGAAAGCGTATCGGAGCAAAGAAGCAGGTAACGCGCCGTATATGTACCACGCGGGTAAAAAAGAACTACTCACTTATGACGATCCGATTTCTTTGGCCGAAAAAGTGAAATTTGTGAAAGCCAATAAACTCGGTGGCGTGATGATTTGGGAGATCACTCAGGACGATGCCGATTTCACTTTACTCAATAGCTTGAGCCAAAATTTGAAGGGCAAGAAATAA
- a CDS encoding AzlC family ABC transporter permease: MTSSTATFGQAFKIGALETLPLQMGVAPFALIFGTLAGPAGLPPWAALAMSVLVYAGSSQFLALSLLAAGAALPVIIFTTLIVNLRHALYSATLQLPFSHQPFLRRAALAFFLTDETFAVVQSAASQQIAPLDAVMFGSGLVNYTTWVSFTALGIVLGQNIPELQHWGLEFAMVATFTGIVVPLLVTRAQVICAVVAGATALLAHALPYKLGLLLAVLFGVSAAMHFREKA; this comes from the coding sequence ATGACTTCATCGACTGCTACTTTTGGGCAAGCCTTTAAAATCGGCGCTCTAGAAACCTTACCGCTGCAAATGGGCGTTGCGCCGTTTGCTTTGATTTTTGGCACGCTCGCCGGGCCTGCGGGCTTGCCGCCTTGGGCCGCGTTGGCGATGTCGGTGCTGGTCTATGCGGGATCGAGCCAATTTCTGGCGCTCAGTTTGCTTGCGGCGGGTGCGGCGCTACCCGTGATTATTTTCACCACGCTGATTGTCAATCTGCGCCACGCGCTGTACAGCGCCACCTTGCAATTACCGTTTTCGCATCAGCCATTTCTACGCCGCGCAGCCTTGGCTTTTTTCCTGACCGACGAGACTTTTGCCGTGGTACAAAGCGCCGCCAGCCAGCAGATTGCGCCGCTCGATGCGGTGATGTTCGGATCTGGACTGGTCAATTACACGACTTGGGTCAGTTTTACCGCGCTTGGCATTGTGCTCGGGCAGAATATTCCAGAGTTGCAACATTGGGGCTTGGAGTTTGCAATGGTGGCGACGTTTACCGGAATTGTGGTGCCATTATTGGTGACGCGTGCGCAAGTTATTTGTGCGGTGGTCGCAGGCGCTACAGCACTGCTGGCGCATGCTTTACCGTATAAATTGGGTTTGCTTTTGGCTGTGTTATTTGGCGTATCGGCTGCTATGCATTTTAGGGAAAAGGCTTGA
- a CDS encoding AzlD domain-containing protein yields MDILYALLLLLGMAVVTYGLRVSFFLPGVGERFPPKLRQAAAYVPVAVLTAIIVPEIFIPRNEWQWLSPQLAGAIATGLIVWRSKKLMLGIAVGMAVYYLFRLLTLNF; encoded by the coding sequence ATGGATATACTATATGCATTGCTTTTATTGCTTGGCATGGCTGTGGTGACCTATGGTTTGCGGGTATCATTTTTTCTGCCCGGTGTCGGCGAGCGTTTCCCGCCCAAACTGCGCCAAGCCGCAGCTTATGTGCCCGTCGCGGTATTAACGGCGATTATCGTGCCGGAGATTTTCATCCCACGCAACGAATGGCAATGGCTCAGCCCGCAACTTGCCGGAGCGATTGCGACAGGCCTGATTGTCTGGCGCAGCAAAAAACTGATGCTCGGGATTGCTGTGGGAATGGCGGTGTATTATTTATTTAGATTGTTGACCCTAAATTTTTAA
- a CDS encoding type II secretion system F family protein codes for MKSKSTLPWQVRAELFSQLAALERAGLATGHALATINLPACYQPHLESMRKALTRGKTIAQAGAQAGIFNSLETALIAAACQAGSPAATYTRLAEQAALHARLSKQIRAKLALPALMLVLGLLINPLPALIMGTLSAGGYLLGIIMPLAAIAAMYLLGNIIFKSIETDTSSDITRVLLQTPVFGAWYLRSKQRDFVDSLALLLHAGVSMFEAIPIAQSTIHSAYLETQCKPLLRQLQRGQSLTEALSFVPWLADATLIAMVKTGETSGTLPEMLQRYAANLSADLEHTATQFAAWLPRIIYVLIAGWMAWGIIGSGAFMPQVPTDL; via the coding sequence ATGAAAAGCAAATCCACTCTTCCTTGGCAAGTCCGCGCCGAACTCTTTTCGCAGTTAGCGGCCTTAGAACGCGCGGGATTAGCAACGGGTCATGCATTGGCCACCATCAACTTGCCGGCGTGTTACCAGCCTCATTTAGAATCCATGCGCAAAGCACTCACGCGTGGAAAAACCATTGCGCAAGCTGGCGCACAAGCTGGAATTTTTAACTCACTCGAAACCGCGCTGATTGCCGCCGCTTGCCAAGCCGGTAGCCCAGCCGCTACCTATACACGTTTAGCAGAGCAAGCCGCGCTGCACGCACGTTTAAGTAAACAAATTCGTGCCAAATTGGCTCTACCCGCGCTGATGTTGGTACTCGGATTATTGATCAATCCATTACCTGCACTCATCATGGGCACCCTCAGTGCTGGCGGCTATTTATTGGGCATCATAATGCCACTTGCTGCTATTGCTGCAATGTATCTGCTTGGAAACATCATATTCAAAAGCATTGAGACCGATACATCCTCTGACATCACAAGAGTACTATTGCAAACCCCTGTCTTTGGTGCTTGGTATTTGCGCAGCAAACAACGTGATTTTGTTGATAGCCTCGCGCTACTACTACACGCGGGCGTATCGATGTTTGAAGCAATCCCCATCGCGCAATCGACAATCCACAGCGCCTATCTAGAAACACAATGCAAGCCACTACTGCGGCAATTACAACGTGGGCAAAGCCTTACCGAAGCACTCAGCTTTGTGCCATGGCTGGCGGATGCAACACTAATCGCAATGGTCAAAACTGGCGAGACCAGCGGAACATTACCCGAAATGTTACAACGCTACGCGGCAAATCTCAGCGCTGATCTAGAACATACCGCCACACAATTCGCAGCATGGCTACCCCGAATTATTTATGTGTTGATTGCTGGCTGGATGGCATGGGGAATTATCGGCAGTGGTGCATTTATGCCGCAAGTGCCGACGGATTTATAG
- the dapA gene encoding 4-hydroxy-tetrahydrodipicolinate synthase, which yields MTSVLAPQNTTLWTAIITPMLADGAIDFATFTELLREQKSAGNGVVLLGSTGEGSNLSVAERQAVVEHACSLNLLIPLMVGVGGLDLPSQLEWLAFCETQPVSSYLLVTPIYAKPGANGQRRWFEALLNAVSKPCMLYNIPSRAGVPLAEGAIVGLLGHANFWAVKESGGNAARFAELKAAYPQIAWYSGDDVLFAEHAALGAAGLVSVASNVWPQQVARWVKQGLAGEAIGDALRLASETLFIAPSPIPTKAILHYQGRIASNELRLPLCAEDLPSLAPILAKDQQLAALV from the coding sequence ATGACTTCTGTACTAGCCCCTCAAAATACCACCTTGTGGACTGCGATTATTACGCCGATGTTGGCTGACGGCGCAATCGACTTCGCCACCTTTACTGAGTTGCTACGTGAGCAAAAATCCGCTGGCAATGGCGTGGTGTTGCTTGGCTCAACCGGTGAAGGTAGCAATCTCAGCGTTGCCGAGCGCCAAGCGGTGGTTGAACACGCCTGTAGTTTGAATTTATTAATTCCGTTGATGGTCGGCGTGGGCGGCTTGGATTTACCGAGTCAGCTCGAATGGCTGGCTTTCTGTGAAACGCAGCCCGTGTCGAGTTATTTATTGGTCACGCCGATTTACGCCAAACCGGGCGCCAATGGTCAACGCCGCTGGTTTGAAGCATTGCTCAACGCGGTCAGCAAACCTTGTATGTTGTACAACATCCCATCGCGTGCTGGTGTGCCATTAGCGGAAGGCGCGATTGTTGGTTTGCTCGGTCATGCGAATTTTTGGGCGGTTAAAGAATCGGGCGGCAACGCGGCGCGATTTGCTGAGTTGAAAGCAGCGTATCCACAAATTGCGTGGTATTCGGGTGACGATGTGTTGTTTGCTGAGCACGCAGCCTTGGGTGCGGCGGGTTTGGTTTCGGTGGCCAGTAATGTGTGGCCGCAGCAAGTGGCGCGCTGGGTTAAGCAAGGTTTGGCCGGTGAAGCGATTGGCGATGCACTTCGCTTGGCATCGGAAACGCTGTTCATCGCACCAAGCCCGATTCCGACTAAAGCAATTTTGCATTACCAAGGTCGCATTGCATCGAACGAATTACGTTTGCCACTGTGCGCTGAAGATTTGCCATCTTTAGCGCCGATCTTGGCGAAAGATCAGCAACTTGCTGCGCTGGTCTAA
- a CDS encoding nitronate monooxygenase, which produces MKRVDDFRLKFSTASDAAEYVPIMIGGMGVDISTADLALEACRLGGIGHISDAMINTVTDRRYNTKHVKDKLKQYKFNVANSDKAVVQFDLKQLEEATRLHVEATMKRKQGNGLIFINCMEKLTMNGPKETIRVRMNAALDAGIDGITLAAGLHLGSFALIQDHPRFHEAKLGIIVSSVRALQLFIKKSARSNRLPDYVVVEGPLAGGHLGFGMDWADFKLEDIVAEVIAWIKEQGYDNMPVIAAGGVFTGSDAVQYLEMGCGGVQVATRFTVTKECGLPDDVKQEYYKASEDIIEVNQISPTGYPMRMMKNTPAIGSGIRPNCEAYGYLLDANGGCAYINAYNKVIEENPTAKKISEIHVYDKTCLCTHMRNFDCWTCGHYTYRLKDTTNVLPDGRYQLLTAEHVFKDYQFSTDNQIAIPELDETAV; this is translated from the coding sequence ATGAAGCGTGTTGATGATTTTCGTTTGAAGTTTTCTACAGCAAGTGATGCAGCAGAATACGTGCCTATCATGATCGGTGGCATGGGCGTAGATATTTCCACCGCCGATTTGGCACTGGAAGCCTGCCGCTTGGGCGGCATTGGCCATATTTCCGATGCGATGATTAATACCGTTACCGATCGCCGTTACAACACCAAACACGTCAAAGACAAGCTCAAGCAATACAAATTCAACGTCGCCAATTCTGACAAAGCCGTGGTGCAGTTCGACCTAAAACAGCTTGAAGAAGCAACGCGCCTGCACGTTGAAGCAACGATGAAACGCAAGCAAGGCAACGGTCTGATCTTCATCAACTGCATGGAAAAGTTGACGATGAATGGCCCGAAAGAAACCATCCGCGTTCGCATGAACGCAGCACTCGATGCAGGTATCGACGGCATTACCCTGGCTGCGGGTCTGCACTTGGGTTCGTTTGCACTGATTCAAGATCATCCACGTTTTCATGAAGCCAAGCTGGGCATCATCGTTTCATCGGTTCGTGCTTTGCAGTTGTTCATCAAAAAATCGGCGCGTAGCAATCGCCTACCTGATTATGTGGTCGTTGAAGGCCCGCTCGCAGGCGGTCATTTGGGTTTTGGCATGGACTGGGCCGATTTCAAACTCGAAGACATCGTGGCCGAAGTCATCGCGTGGATCAAAGAGCAAGGCTACGACAATATGCCGGTGATCGCTGCGGGTGGCGTATTTACGGGATCGGATGCTGTTCAATACTTAGAAATGGGCTGCGGCGGTGTACAAGTTGCAACGCGCTTTACCGTGACGAAAGAATGTGGCTTGCCGGATGATGTGAAGCAAGAATATTACAAAGCTTCTGAAGACATCATCGAAGTGAATCAAATTTCGCCAACGGGCTACCCGATGCGCATGATGAAAAACACGCCAGCGATTGGCTCAGGCATTCGCCCGAACTGCGAAGCCTACGGCTACTTGCTCGATGCCAATGGCGGCTGCGCGTATATCAATGCGTACAATAAAGTCATCGAAGAAAATCCAACTGCGAAAAAGATTTCTGAGATTCATGTGTATGACAAAACCTGTCTGTGCACGCACATGCGCAACTTTGATTGCTGGACTTGTGGGCATTACACCTATCGCTTGAAAGACACCACCAATGTATTGCCAGACGGCCGTTACCAGTTATTGACAGCCGAACACGTGTTCAAAGACTATCAATTCAGTACCGATAACCAAATCGCGATTCCAGAACTCGACGAAACTGCGGTTTAA
- the bioF gene encoding 8-amino-7-oxononanoate synthase — MPSISQRQLNQFRMAATIYVDEFMSEPSLFQELAADLAERKANHLYRTRRVLDSPQGARVTVDGRELLNFCSNDYLGLANHPSVVAAAQAGAVRWGVGSGASHLVAGHFAIEQALEDRLAAWAGKPAAITLSTGYMANLAVVTGLVGRGDAVFADKTNHASLNDAMALSRADVKRFAHSDVAALERLLAASTAKRKMIIVDAVFSMDGDIAPLAEMLALAESYDALLYIDDAHGFGVLGDGRGTLAELGLSSPRIIYMATLGKAAGVAGAYIAAEQVVIDYLINTAKPYIYTTAAPPMIAAAMHASLDVIESDSARRDTLHRHIAYFRDSLAGTCALLPSRTAIQPILLPDVATAVAVSQALFDAGFWVAAIRPPTVPTPRLRVVLNAAHTDEEVAALCKMLQRILSA; from the coding sequence TTGCCGAGTATTTCGCAGCGCCAGCTAAATCAATTTAGAATGGCGGCAACGATTTATGTGGATGAATTCATGAGTGAGCCTAGCCTGTTTCAAGAGTTAGCCGCTGATTTGGCCGAGCGGAAAGCCAATCACTTGTACCGAACACGGCGGGTATTAGATTCGCCGCAAGGCGCGCGCGTTACGGTGGATGGGCGCGAATTACTCAATTTTTGCAGCAACGATTATTTGGGTTTGGCCAATCATCCAAGTGTCGTCGCCGCTGCGCAGGCGGGCGCAGTGCGCTGGGGCGTCGGCAGTGGCGCTTCGCATTTGGTCGCAGGGCATTTTGCCATCGAGCAAGCGCTTGAAGATCGCCTCGCGGCGTGGGCGGGAAAACCCGCGGCGATCACCTTATCGACGGGCTATATGGCTAATTTGGCGGTGGTAACGGGTTTAGTCGGTCGCGGTGACGCGGTCTTTGCCGATAAAACCAATCACGCCTCGCTCAATGATGCGATGGCTTTGTCGCGCGCCGACGTCAAACGCTTTGCCCATAGCGATGTGGCCGCGCTGGAACGTTTGCTCGCAGCGAGTACAGCCAAACGCAAAATGATTATCGTCGACGCCGTATTTAGCATGGACGGCGACATCGCGCCGCTGGCGGAAATGCTCGCACTGGCCGAATCGTATGATGCGCTGCTGTACATCGACGATGCGCATGGTTTTGGCGTGCTGGGCGACGGGCGTGGCACTTTGGCCGAGTTAGGTTTATCGTCACCTCGTATTATCTATATGGCGACTTTGGGAAAAGCGGCGGGCGTTGCAGGGGCGTATATTGCTGCAGAGCAAGTGGTCATTGACTATCTGATTAATACTGCCAAGCCATATATCTATACCACTGCTGCACCACCCATGATTGCTGCAGCGATGCACGCGAGTTTGGACGTGATTGAGTCGGACAGCGCACGGCGCGACACTTTGCATCGCCATATTGCGTATTTCCGCGATTCGTTGGCAGGTACTTGCGCATTGCTACCTTCACGCACGGCGATTCAGCCGATCTTGTTGCCCGATGTCGCCACTGCCGTCGCCGTCTCGCAAGCACTCTTTGACGCCGGATTCTGGGTCGCCGCGATTCGCCCACCGACCGTGCCGACACCACGCCTGCGGGTGGTGCTCAATGCGGCACATACCGATGAGGAAGTCGCAGCACTGTGCAAGATGCTGCAGCGGATTTTGAGTGCTTAA
- a CDS encoding Rossmann-like and DUF2520 domain-containing protein: protein MRLNMKTLNVIGPGRLGQSLARLAVDSGQYQIGGVLARSEQSAAKALAFIGAGQVCLQLADLPPADLWLLAVPDSSIAAVAVELAAAQVVKTGDVVFHASGALEANILAPLQAQGALIASLHPAFSFADPARAVLTFFGTPCAIEGNAAACKLLNQFAQAIGGVPFALAEGGKGAYHAALSMAANYLVTLADLSLKTAHQAGIAPEMANSLVLGLMQQTLHNIQALGPAVALTGPIVRGDAGTVQRHLEVVGENQQAPYRVMGLATLSLAGDRVSPEQARQLKTALTQAEHALCTSGN from the coding sequence ATAAGGTTAAATATGAAAACTTTGAATGTCATTGGCCCCGGTCGCTTGGGGCAAAGTTTGGCACGCTTGGCGGTGGATTCTGGGCAATACCAAATCGGTGGCGTGTTGGCGCGCTCTGAACAATCGGCCGCCAAGGCGCTGGCTTTTATTGGTGCGGGGCAAGTGTGTTTGCAACTGGCTGATTTGCCGCCTGCAGATTTGTGGTTGCTGGCCGTTCCCGATTCATCGATTGCAGCGGTGGCGGTGGAGTTGGCGGCGGCGCAGGTGGTGAAGACAGGTGATGTGGTGTTTCACGCCAGCGGGGCGCTAGAGGCGAATATCCTTGCGCCGCTGCAAGCGCAAGGCGCATTGATTGCCAGCCTGCATCCAGCATTTTCCTTTGCCGATCCCGCGCGTGCGGTGTTGACGTTTTTTGGTACGCCGTGCGCGATTGAGGGCAATGCCGCTGCTTGCAAACTACTCAATCAATTTGCCCAAGCGATTGGCGGCGTGCCGTTTGCCTTGGCCGAAGGTGGTAAAGGCGCTTATCACGCAGCGCTGTCGATGGCAGCAAACTATCTTGTGACGCTTGCTGATCTCTCGCTGAAAACTGCACATCAGGCAGGTATTGCCCCGGAGATGGCTAATAGCTTGGTATTGGGGCTGATGCAGCAGACTTTGCATAATATCCAAGCGCTTGGCCCTGCTGTGGCGTTGACGGGGCCGATTGTGCGCGGTGATGCGGGAACGGTTCAGCGGCACTTGGAAGTAGTCGGGGAAAATCAACAGGCACCATATCGTGTTATGGGTTTGGCAACGCTGAGTTTGGCGGGAGACAGAGTGTCGCCTGAGCAGGCTCGCCAATTAAAAACAGCCTTAACTCAAGCGGAGCATGCATTGTGTACATCGGGGAATTAG
- a CDS encoding MerR family transcriptional regulator: MYIGELAKLSGTSAKAIRHYENLGLLGQVERQGVYRIYDLQDVQVVQWIKQAQSLGFRLNELVAAFQKDADGQLNWQEMNRQIEFKRSAICQEIAHLQSLEARLTAMHIEIDECISGAPLAAEPTPDQAKFYAFCAEAQST; encoded by the coding sequence GTGTACATCGGGGAATTAGCTAAACTTAGTGGCACCAGCGCCAAAGCCATTCGCCATTATGAAAACCTGGGTTTACTGGGTCAAGTCGAGCGGCAAGGCGTTTACCGCATTTATGACTTGCAAGATGTGCAAGTGGTGCAATGGATTAAGCAGGCACAAAGCTTGGGTTTTCGTTTGAACGAGCTTGTTGCTGCATTTCAAAAAGACGCCGATGGTCAGTTGAATTGGCAAGAAATGAATCGGCAAATTGAGTTCAAGCGTAGTGCAATTTGCCAAGAAATTGCGCATCTACAAAGTTTAGAAGCACGTTTAACTGCGATGCATATTGAAATCGATGAATGTATCAGCGGCGCGCCTTTGGCTGCCGAACCTACCCCAGATCAAGCCAAGTTTTATGCTTTTTGTGCTGAAGCGCAAAGCACTTGA